The Kitasatospora paranensis genome has a window encoding:
- a CDS encoding MarR family winged helix-turn-helix transcriptional regulator codes for MGTSATTAPSTTDLMESVAAVGAAYFQDFAAAAARHGLNSSQAKALKAVLEPVPMRALAGRLGCDASNVTGIVDRLEALGLAHREAAAGDRRVKIVGITDQGREVLERIRTDMVRAHEAFDSLDPEQRTALDGLCRQVLPLLTGTRPA; via the coding sequence ATGGGCACCTCAGCCACCACCGCACCGTCCACCACGGACCTGATGGAGTCGGTCGCCGCCGTCGGCGCCGCCTACTTCCAGGACTTCGCCGCGGCGGCCGCCCGGCACGGCCTGAACTCCTCGCAGGCGAAGGCCCTCAAGGCCGTCCTGGAGCCGGTGCCGATGCGGGCGCTGGCCGGCCGGCTCGGCTGCGACGCCTCCAACGTGACGGGCATCGTCGACCGGCTGGAGGCCCTCGGGCTCGCCCACCGGGAGGCCGCCGCCGGCGACCGCCGGGTGAAGATCGTCGGCATCACCGACCAGGGCCGCGAGGTCCTGGAGCGGATCCGCACCGACATGGTCCGCGCACACGAGGCCTTCGACAGCCTCGACCCCGAGCAGCGCACGGCCCTGGACGGGCTCTGCCGCCAGGTGCTGCCCCTGCTCACCGGCACCCGCCCGGCCTGA
- a CDS encoding DUF3037 domain-containing protein, translating to MTGDDTRYDDYEYAVVRAVPRVERGEFVNVGVLLYCRQSGYLGARTHLDQGRLLALDPVADVAAVRRALHGVEGVCGGAEAAGPAAGDSPGQRFRWLTAPRSAVLQPGPVHTGLTADPEAELRHLFEQLVL from the coding sequence ATGACCGGTGACGACACCAGGTACGACGACTACGAGTACGCCGTCGTCCGGGCGGTGCCGCGGGTCGAACGCGGCGAGTTCGTCAACGTGGGGGTGCTGCTCTACTGCCGGCAGAGCGGCTACCTCGGTGCCCGCACCCACCTCGACCAAGGGCGGCTGCTGGCGCTCGACCCGGTCGCGGACGTCGCCGCGGTGCGCCGGGCGCTGCACGGCGTGGAGGGCGTGTGCGGCGGCGCCGAGGCGGCCGGCCCGGCCGCCGGGGACAGCCCCGGTCAGCGGTTCCGCTGGCTGACCGCGCCCCGCAGCGCGGTGCTGCAGCCCGGCCCGGTGCACACCGGCCTGACCGCCGACCCGGAGGCCGAACTGCGGCACCTCTTCGAGCAGCTGGTGCTCTGA
- a CDS encoding HipA family kinase has product MLTEVTALRYVTPLREGGSMPGLIEADDRRLYVLKWCGAAQGRKALIAEVLAGELGRGLGLPVPELVLLDLDPVLARSEPEVQIQDQMRASGGANLGMAFVSGALNFDPLCFDVDPELAGQVLWFDALIGNVDRSWRNPNMLMAAGGLRLIDHGATLIFHHHWPGAAGWIPRRYDAGDHALLRAAPDLKAADAELAPRAAAALEAALEAVPDVWLTDEPGFEGPEALRAAYRAQLTARLAGPATGSRRWPDDR; this is encoded by the coding sequence ATGCTCACCGAGGTGACGGCGCTCCGCTATGTGACGCCACTGCGAGAAGGCGGGTCCATGCCGGGCCTGATCGAGGCCGACGACCGGCGGCTGTACGTGCTCAAGTGGTGCGGCGCCGCGCAGGGCCGCAAGGCGCTGATCGCCGAGGTGCTGGCCGGTGAACTCGGCCGCGGACTCGGCCTGCCGGTGCCCGAACTCGTCCTGCTCGACCTCGATCCGGTGCTCGCCCGCAGCGAGCCCGAGGTGCAGATCCAGGACCAGATGCGGGCCAGCGGGGGAGCCAACCTCGGCATGGCCTTCGTCAGCGGCGCGCTCAACTTCGACCCGCTCTGCTTCGACGTCGATCCCGAACTCGCCGGGCAGGTCCTCTGGTTCGACGCGCTGATCGGCAACGTGGACCGCTCCTGGCGCAACCCCAACATGCTGATGGCGGCCGGCGGGCTGCGGCTGATCGACCACGGCGCCACCCTGATCTTCCACCACCACTGGCCCGGCGCGGCCGGCTGGATCCCCCGCCGGTACGACGCCGGGGACCACGCCCTGCTGCGCGCCGCGCCGGACCTCAAGGCCGCCGACGCCGAACTCGCCCCGCGCGCCGCGGCGGCCCTGGAGGCCGCGCTGGAGGCCGTCCCCGATGTCTGGCTGACCGACGAGCCGGGCTTCGAGGGCCCGGAGGCGCTCCGCGCCGCGTACCGCGCACAGCTGACGGCCCGCCTGGCGGGCCCCGCGACTGGCTCCCGGAGGTGGCCCGATGACCGGTGA
- a CDS encoding NAD(P)/FAD-dependent oxidoreductase gives MERPRIVIVGGGFAGLECARRLEHKLAPADAEISLVTPFGYQLYLPLLPHVAAGVLTPQSVAVSLRRTLRRTHIVPGGAIGVDPRSKVIVVRKITDEVVAQRYDYLVLAPGSVTRTFDIPGLTDYARGMKTLAEAAYVRDHVIAQLDLASATLDQHERESRLQFVVVGGGYAGTETAACLQRLTTAAIRRYPRLDPRLIKWHLIDIAPKLMPELGDKLGTTALEILRRRGVEVSLGVSVAEVGAESVKFTDGRVLPSRTLIWTAGVTASPLIRTLDAETVRGRIAVTAEMRVPQFDGVFAIGDASAVPDLAKGDGAVCPPTAQHAARQGKAVADNVAAALRNQPLEPYYHKDLGLVVDLGGKDAVSKPLGIELHGVPAQLVARSYHLMAMRTNAGKFRVGANWLLNATAGDDFVRTGFLARQPARLQDFEYTDAYLTRDQVREHAQSLLAKGSAT, from the coding sequence ATGGAGCGACCTCGGATCGTGATCGTCGGCGGCGGCTTCGCCGGACTGGAGTGCGCCCGCCGGCTGGAACACAAGCTCGCACCCGCCGACGCGGAGATCTCGCTCGTCACCCCGTTCGGCTACCAGCTCTACCTGCCGCTGTTGCCGCACGTCGCCGCCGGGGTCCTCACTCCGCAGTCGGTGGCGGTGTCGCTGCGCCGCACGCTGCGCCGCACGCACATCGTGCCGGGCGGGGCGATCGGCGTGGACCCGCGGTCCAAGGTGATCGTGGTCCGCAAGATCACCGACGAGGTGGTGGCGCAGCGGTACGACTACCTGGTACTCGCGCCGGGCAGCGTGACCCGGACGTTCGACATCCCCGGCCTCACCGACTACGCGCGCGGGATGAAGACGCTGGCCGAGGCGGCGTACGTCCGCGACCACGTGATCGCCCAGCTCGACCTGGCCTCGGCCACGCTGGACCAGCACGAGCGGGAGTCCCGGCTGCAGTTCGTGGTGGTCGGCGGCGGGTACGCGGGCACCGAGACGGCGGCCTGCCTGCAGCGGCTCACCACCGCGGCGATCCGCCGCTACCCGCGGCTGGACCCGCGCCTGATCAAGTGGCACCTGATCGACATCGCCCCGAAGCTGATGCCCGAGCTCGGCGACAAGCTCGGCACCACCGCGCTGGAGATCCTGCGCCGGCGGGGCGTCGAGGTGTCGCTCGGCGTCTCGGTCGCGGAGGTCGGCGCGGAGAGCGTCAAGTTCACCGACGGCCGGGTGCTGCCGAGCCGGACGCTGATCTGGACGGCCGGTGTCACGGCCAGCCCGCTGATCAGGACCCTCGACGCGGAGACCGTGCGCGGCCGGATCGCGGTGACCGCGGAGATGCGGGTGCCGCAGTTCGACGGCGTCTTCGCGATCGGCGACGCGTCCGCGGTGCCGGACCTCGCCAAGGGCGACGGGGCGGTCTGCCCGCCCACCGCCCAGCACGCGGCCCGGCAGGGCAAGGCGGTCGCCGACAACGTGGCCGCCGCGCTGCGCAACCAGCCGTTGGAGCCGTACTACCACAAGGACCTCGGCCTGGTGGTGGACCTCGGCGGCAAGGATGCCGTCTCCAAGCCGCTCGGTATCGAACTGCACGGTGTCCCGGCGCAGTTGGTGGCCCGCAGCTACCACCTGATGGCGATGCGGACGAATGCCGGCAAGTTCCGGGTGGGCGCGAACTGGCTGCTCAACGCGACCGCCGGCGACGACTTCGTGCGGACCGGGTTCCTGGCCCGGCAGCCGGCCCGGCTGCAGGACTTCGAGTACACCGACGCGTATCTGACCCGGGACCAGGTCCGTGAGCACGCCCAGTCGCTGCTGGCGAAGGGCTCCGCCACCTGA
- a CDS encoding glycoside hydrolase family 47 protein, giving the protein MRPISLPRRRTVLSAAAAATAGAALARPAAAFAAPAYDLPADRTAAREIRDEFVHSWEGYKQAAWGYDEVRPVSGTHNDFFAGGHSFGLSIVEALDTLWLMELDDDVRLGADWIEAHLDPAADADVQVFEAVIRLVGGLLAGHLCTGRQALLDRCRELADRLLPAFTRSPTGMPYRYVNLRTGAVSGTTSPLAEIGSNILEFGLLSQLTGDQKYWDAAKRAMRAVVQRRSGIDLLGTSLHIETGRWKDTTSCAPNPPVDSFYEYLWAGAELFGDGELRDWYRLLTDAVARRQLEQRGGYAWYRQVDYASGKTVGRQASELGSFYAGLLGKGGDLAAARDYYGTWTMILGNNAVVPEAIDYGSASVVSGRNDLRPEYVNSSFDLWRLTGEASFKETAYRYFQGLRDNLRVPGGYTVADEVSPVRRGDLTPGYWFAENPKYLYLMFAAAPRFDYRSGLLSTEGKLLRGAVRG; this is encoded by the coding sequence ATGCGACCCATCTCCCTGCCCCGCCGCCGTACCGTGCTGTCCGCCGCCGCGGCGGCCACCGCAGGCGCCGCGCTCGCCCGGCCCGCGGCGGCCTTCGCCGCACCCGCCTACGACCTGCCTGCGGACCGCACCGCCGCCCGTGAGATCCGGGACGAGTTCGTGCACAGCTGGGAGGGCTACAAGCAGGCCGCCTGGGGCTACGACGAGGTCCGTCCGGTCTCCGGCACCCACAACGACTTCTTCGCCGGCGGGCACTCGTTCGGCCTGTCGATCGTGGAGGCGCTCGACACGCTGTGGCTGATGGAGCTGGACGACGACGTCAGGCTCGGCGCCGACTGGATCGAGGCGCACCTCGACCCGGCAGCCGACGCCGACGTCCAGGTCTTCGAGGCCGTCATCCGGCTGGTCGGCGGGCTGCTGGCCGGCCACCTGTGCACCGGGCGGCAGGCCCTGCTGGACCGCTGCCGGGAGCTCGCCGACCGGCTGCTGCCCGCCTTCACCCGCTCCCCCACCGGCATGCCCTACCGATACGTCAACCTGCGCACCGGCGCGGTCTCCGGCACCACCAGCCCGCTCGCCGAGATCGGCTCCAACATCCTGGAGTTCGGTCTGCTGTCGCAGCTGACGGGCGACCAGAAGTACTGGGACGCGGCCAAGCGGGCGATGCGGGCGGTCGTCCAGCGCCGGTCCGGGATCGACCTGCTCGGCACCTCGCTGCACATCGAGACCGGCCGCTGGAAGGACACCACCTCCTGCGCGCCCAACCCGCCGGTCGACTCGTTCTACGAGTACCTCTGGGCGGGCGCCGAGCTGTTCGGCGACGGCGAGCTGCGCGACTGGTACCGGCTGCTGACGGACGCGGTGGCGCGCCGCCAGCTGGAGCAGCGCGGCGGCTACGCCTGGTACCGGCAGGTCGACTACGCCAGCGGGAAGACCGTCGGGCGGCAGGCCTCCGAACTCGGCTCGTTCTACGCCGGCCTGCTCGGCAAGGGCGGGGACCTGGCGGCCGCCCGGGACTACTACGGCACCTGGACGATGATCCTCGGCAACAACGCGGTGGTGCCGGAGGCGATCGACTACGGGAGTGCCTCGGTGGTCTCGGGCCGCAACGACCTGCGGCCCGAGTACGTCAACTCCTCCTTCGACCTGTGGCGGCTCACCGGCGAGGCGTCCTTCAAGGAGACCGCGTACCGGTACTTCCAGGGGCTGCGGGACAACCTGCGGGTGCCGGGCGGCTACACCGTCGCCGACGAGGTCTCGCCCGTCCGGCGGGGCGACCTGACCCCGGGGTACTGGTTCGCGGAGAACCCGAAGTACCTGTACCTGATGTTCGCGGCGGCGCCGCGCTTCGACTACCGCTCCGGGCTGCTGTCGACGGAGGGGAAGCTGCTGCGCGGCGCCGTCCGCGGCTGA
- a CDS encoding GDSL-type esterase/lipase family protein — translation MPESRTHHRAAALFTAATLALPLLLSVPGPAAAATGPTAVVAMGDSYISGEAGRWQGNSDTASGSRDGTDRAWTGSGYDPARVYGATYASGCDRSDVSEVRSAPTVAQTQVNLACSGATTANVFRAANGGQSFKGEAPQADQLAAVAASNTVKLITMSVGGNDLGFADVISTCVQDYEIWYSYCNDDQQAAVDAKMATAMAGVGKSIDEVRAVMSAAGYTSGSYRIVLQSYPSPIPRAAENRYPESGWSRTSTGGCPFWDGDATWARDTLVPEISDHLAAVAAAKGVQFLDLRDLLQGREVCSTATRLATPTTAPSATTSEWARFLDMGTTTQGALQESFHPNAYAELALGRCLTLLNARTTGNWSCRNTPGQDAAGMYLTAR, via the coding sequence GTGCCCGAGTCCCGCACGCACCACAGAGCCGCCGCCCTGTTCACCGCCGCGACCCTCGCCCTGCCCCTGCTGCTGTCCGTCCCCGGCCCGGCCGCCGCCGCCACCGGGCCCACCGCCGTGGTCGCCATGGGCGACAGCTACATCTCCGGCGAGGCCGGCCGGTGGCAGGGCAACAGCGACACCGCCTCCGGCAGCCGCGACGGCACCGACCGCGCCTGGACGGGCAGCGGCTACGACCCGGCCCGCGTCTACGGCGCCACCTACGCGAGCGGGTGCGACCGCTCCGACGTCTCCGAGGTCCGCTCCGCCCCGACCGTCGCCCAGACCCAGGTCAACCTGGCCTGCTCCGGCGCCACCACCGCCAACGTGTTCCGCGCCGCCAACGGCGGCCAGTCCTTCAAGGGCGAGGCCCCGCAGGCCGACCAGCTCGCCGCGGTCGCCGCGAGCAACACCGTCAAGCTGATCACGATGTCCGTCGGCGGCAACGACCTCGGCTTCGCCGACGTGATCTCCACCTGCGTGCAGGACTACGAGATCTGGTACTCGTACTGCAACGACGACCAGCAGGCCGCGGTCGACGCGAAGATGGCCACCGCGATGGCCGGCGTCGGCAAGTCGATCGACGAGGTCCGGGCGGTGATGTCGGCCGCCGGGTACACGAGCGGCAGCTACCGGATCGTCCTGCAGTCCTACCCGTCGCCGATCCCGCGCGCCGCCGAGAACCGCTACCCGGAGAGCGGCTGGAGCCGGACGAGCACCGGCGGCTGCCCGTTCTGGGACGGCGACGCCACCTGGGCCCGCGACACCCTCGTCCCGGAGATCTCCGACCACCTCGCCGCGGTGGCGGCGGCCAAGGGCGTGCAGTTCCTCGACCTGCGCGACCTGCTGCAGGGCCGCGAGGTCTGCTCCACCGCGACCCGGCTCGCCACCCCCACCACCGCCCCGTCCGCGACCACCAGCGAGTGGGCGCGCTTCCTCGACATGGGCACCACCACCCAGGGCGCCCTCCAGGAGTCCTTCCACCCGAACGCCTACGCCGAACTCGCCCTCGGCCGCTGCCTCACCCTGCTGAACGCCCGCACCACCGGCAACTGGTCCTGCCGCAACACCCCCGGCCAGGACGCCGCCGGGATGTACCTGACGGCGCGGTAG
- a CDS encoding aminotransferase class I/II-fold pyridoxal phosphate-dependent enzyme, which yields MLGDYPIKGRRASEIAADVERAVGAGELPPGAALPPLRDLAADLGVNPNTVAAAYRLLRDRGVIETAGRKGSRVRPRPATTSRDEIALPVPPGARDLSTGNPDPALLPALGPALAVAAAAADRAPVLYGHPAADPGLLALARDSFAADGAPGGALAVCSGSLDTIEQALVTRLRPGDAVAVEDPGWGSLLDLLPALGLVPAPVRLDDEGPLPAEVDRALAGGARCLVVTNRAQNPTGAALTPARAADLRAVLDRHPGTLLIEDDHGHGMVDQPFQSLAGGPDGVPTRASRLLVRSAAKAYGPDLRLSVAVGDEVTIGRILGRQRLATGWVSHLLQQAVAELWRTDAVPVAGPAAAYRARREALLAALAGHGIAAHGVSGLNVWVPVPDETAVTAALLQRGWVAAPGARFRLHSPPGIRLTSATLAADEAVRLAGDLAQVLVTGRGRRG from the coding sequence GTGCTAGGAGACTATCCGATCAAGGGTCGGCGTGCCAGCGAGATCGCCGCCGACGTCGAACGCGCCGTGGGCGCCGGCGAACTGCCGCCCGGCGCCGCCCTGCCGCCGCTGCGCGACCTCGCGGCCGACCTCGGGGTCAACCCCAACACCGTCGCGGCCGCCTACCGCCTGCTCCGCGACCGCGGCGTCATCGAGACGGCCGGCCGCAAGGGCAGCCGGGTCCGCCCCCGTCCGGCCACCACCTCCCGCGACGAGATCGCCCTCCCCGTCCCGCCGGGCGCCCGCGACCTCTCCACCGGCAACCCCGACCCCGCGCTGCTCCCCGCCCTCGGGCCCGCCCTCGCCGTCGCGGCGGCCGCCGCCGACCGCGCGCCGGTGCTCTACGGGCACCCGGCGGCCGACCCCGGTCTGCTCGCCCTCGCCCGCGACTCCTTCGCCGCCGACGGCGCCCCGGGCGGCGCGCTCGCCGTCTGCTCGGGCTCCCTCGACACCATCGAACAGGCCCTGGTGACCCGGCTGCGTCCGGGCGACGCCGTGGCCGTCGAGGACCCGGGCTGGGGCAGTCTGCTCGACCTGCTGCCCGCGCTGGGCCTGGTGCCCGCGCCGGTGCGGCTGGACGACGAGGGGCCGCTGCCCGCCGAGGTCGACCGGGCGCTCGCCGGGGGCGCCCGCTGCCTGGTCGTCACCAACCGGGCGCAGAACCCGACCGGTGCCGCGCTGACCCCGGCCCGCGCCGCCGACCTGCGGGCCGTGCTGGACCGCCACCCCGGCACCCTGCTGATCGAGGACGACCACGGGCACGGGATGGTCGACCAGCCGTTCCAGTCGCTCGCCGGCGGCCCCGACGGCGTGCCCACGCGGGCGAGCCGGCTCCTCGTCCGGTCCGCGGCCAAGGCGTACGGGCCGGACCTGCGGCTGTCGGTGGCGGTCGGCGACGAGGTGACGATCGGCCGGATCCTGGGCCGCCAGCGGCTGGCGACCGGCTGGGTGAGCCATCTGCTCCAGCAGGCCGTCGCGGAGCTCTGGCGCACCGACGCCGTTCCGGTGGCCGGGCCGGCGGCGGCCTACCGGGCCCGGCGGGAGGCGCTGCTGGCGGCGCTGGCCGGGCACGGCATCGCGGCGCACGGCGTCAGCGGGCTGAACGTGTGGGTGCCGGTGCCGGACGAGACCGCGGTCACCGCCGCGCTGCTGCAGCGCGGCTGGGTCGCGGCACCCGGCGCGCGGTTCCGGCTGCACTCCCCGCCGGGCATCCGGCTCACCTCGGCCACCCTGGCCGCCGACGAGGCGGTGCGGCTGGCCGGCGATCTGGCGCAGGTGCTGGTCACCGGCCGGGGGCGTCGCGGCTGA
- a CDS encoding pyridoxamine 5'-phosphate oxidase family protein — protein MSDTAYARTARTTPTRYRERATWEREEIHAVLDSTWICHLGFVVDGAPVVLPTIFARVGDRLYVHGSTGSRPLRAAGADEGMPVCVTVTLVDGLVLTKSAFNHSVNFRSVVAHGTAHQVTDPEELAVALDALVDQAVPGRSADVRAANAKELAATAVVRLVLDEVSAKTRDDGANDDEADRGLPHWSGVVPMRTAYGTPVPHPDSTAALPGYLAELG, from the coding sequence ATGTCGGACACCGCCTACGCCCGCACCGCCCGCACGACTCCGACCCGGTACCGCGAGCGGGCCACCTGGGAGCGGGAGGAGATCCACGCCGTCCTCGACAGCACCTGGATATGCCACCTCGGCTTCGTCGTGGACGGCGCCCCCGTCGTGCTGCCCACGATCTTCGCCCGGGTCGGCGACCGGCTGTACGTCCACGGCTCGACCGGCAGCCGTCCGCTGCGCGCCGCCGGGGCCGACGAGGGCATGCCGGTCTGCGTCACCGTGACGCTGGTGGACGGCCTGGTGCTCACCAAGTCGGCGTTCAACCACTCCGTCAACTTCCGCTCGGTGGTGGCGCACGGCACCGCGCACCAGGTCACCGACCCCGAGGAGCTGGCGGTCGCGCTCGACGCCCTGGTCGACCAGGCGGTGCCCGGCCGCTCGGCGGACGTCCGGGCCGCCAACGCCAAGGAGCTCGCCGCGACCGCGGTCGTCCGGCTGGTGCTGGACGAGGTCTCCGCGAAGACCCGCGACGACGGCGCGAACGACGACGAGGCCGACCGCGGGCTGCCGCACTGGTCCGGTGTCGTCCCGATGCGGACGGCGTACGGCACTCCGGTGCCGCACCCGGACAGCACGGCGGCGCTGCCCGGCTACCTGGCCGAGCTCGGCTGA
- a CDS encoding FMN-binding negative transcriptional regulator: MLIRSWDRGDEAEWRAWTADRDFGLLAANGPAGAGPVLTPTHFLLDADAGEILLHLAAPNPLIAALRADPQATLAVTDDHAFAPGYWRGEPGTPTSYYASVHFSCTARIVEDAAGKAEIVTRQLGRFQPEAAYPVVPGEAPHGPLLSGITGLRLTVHEVRAKFKYDDKKSVDAQAGIADRLAARGTGSDAGAREQLLRRNARRAAACPAEGG; the protein is encoded by the coding sequence GTGCTCATCCGATCCTGGGACCGGGGCGACGAGGCGGAGTGGCGGGCCTGGACGGCCGACCGCGACTTCGGCCTGCTGGCCGCCAACGGACCGGCCGGCGCCGGCCCGGTGCTCACCCCCACGCACTTCCTGCTGGACGCGGACGCCGGCGAGATCCTGCTCCACCTCGCCGCGCCGAACCCGCTGATCGCCGCCCTGCGGGCCGACCCGCAGGCCACCCTGGCCGTCACCGACGACCACGCCTTCGCGCCCGGCTACTGGCGCGGCGAACCGGGCACTCCGACCAGCTACTACGCCTCGGTGCACTTCTCGTGCACCGCGCGGATCGTCGAGGACGCCGCCGGCAAGGCCGAGATCGTCACCCGGCAGCTCGGCCGCTTCCAGCCCGAGGCGGCGTACCCGGTGGTCCCGGGCGAGGCGCCGCACGGCCCGCTGCTCTCCGGCATCACCGGGCTGCGGCTGACGGTCCACGAGGTGCGGGCGAAGTTCAAGTACGACGACAAGAAGTCCGTCGACGCACAGGCGGGGATCGCCGACCGGCTGGCCGCGCGCGGCACCGGCTCGGACGCCGGGGCACGGGAGCAGCTGCTGCGCCGCAACGCCCGGCGGGCAGCGGCCTGTCCGGCGGAGGGCGGCTGA
- a CDS encoding sugar porter family MFS transporter, whose translation MWAGSCPSGRAGGPSTVEEPVAVSTSSPPHAEGHLGHVVFISAAAAMGGFLFGYDSAVINGAVTGIQKHFGVGNGETAFVVAIALLGSAAGAVVAGRLADHLGRVRTMLLAATLFAISGVGSMFPPSIQVLAVWRVVGGVAIGIASVIAPTYIAEVSPTAYRGRLASFQQLAIVLGITVSQLANYALNQAAGGESTNHLAGIQAWQWMLGVETVPALVYGLMALAIPESPRFLIADNREQQARKVLTEVEGADIDLDSRVAEIRSVLHSSRKPRMKDLFGGRFGLLPIVWVGIGASVFQQFVGINVIFYYSSFLWQSVGINESNSLLISLSTSIVNVVGTVLAMTLVDRIGRKPLALAGSAGMALSLGTAAWAFSFREGTGDTATLADSYATVALVAAHVFVFCFAFSWGVVVWVLLGEMFPNAIRALALSVAASAQWIANWAITVSFPDLADWNLSATYVIYAVFALLSIPFVAFCIKETKGKALEEMG comes from the coding sequence ATGTGGGCCGGATCCTGTCCATCCGGCCGAGCAGGCGGGCCGTCCACCGTCGAGGAGCCCGTCGCCGTGTCCACCTCGTCCCCGCCGCACGCCGAGGGTCATCTCGGCCATGTCGTCTTCATCTCCGCCGCCGCCGCGATGGGCGGCTTCCTGTTCGGCTACGACAGCGCCGTCATCAACGGCGCCGTCACCGGCATCCAGAAGCACTTCGGTGTCGGCAACGGCGAGACGGCGTTCGTGGTGGCCATCGCGCTGCTGGGATCGGCGGCCGGCGCGGTGGTCGCCGGGCGGCTCGCCGACCACCTCGGCCGGGTGCGCACGATGCTGCTGGCCGCCACGCTCTTCGCGATCAGCGGCGTCGGGTCGATGTTCCCGCCCAGCATCCAGGTGCTCGCCGTGTGGCGGGTGGTGGGCGGCGTCGCGATCGGCATCGCGTCGGTGATCGCCCCGACCTACATCGCGGAGGTCTCCCCCACCGCGTACCGCGGCCGGCTGGCATCCTTCCAGCAGTTGGCGATCGTGCTCGGCATCACCGTCTCGCAGCTCGCCAACTACGCCCTGAACCAGGCGGCGGGCGGCGAGTCCACCAACCACCTGGCCGGGATCCAGGCCTGGCAGTGGATGCTGGGCGTGGAGACCGTCCCGGCCCTGGTGTACGGGCTGATGGCGCTGGCGATCCCGGAGTCGCCGCGCTTCCTGATCGCCGACAACCGGGAGCAGCAGGCGCGCAAGGTGCTGACCGAGGTGGAGGGTGCGGACATCGACCTGGACTCCCGGGTCGCCGAGATCCGCTCGGTGCTGCACTCCAGCCGCAAGCCGCGGATGAAGGACCTCTTCGGCGGCCGGTTCGGGCTGCTGCCGATCGTCTGGGTGGGCATCGGCGCATCCGTGTTCCAGCAGTTCGTCGGCATCAACGTGATCTTCTACTACTCGTCGTTCCTGTGGCAGTCGGTCGGCATCAACGAGTCGAACTCGCTGCTGATCAGCCTCTCCACCTCGATCGTGAACGTGGTCGGCACGGTGCTCGCGATGACCCTGGTCGACCGGATCGGCCGCAAGCCGCTGGCGCTGGCCGGCTCGGCCGGCATGGCGCTCTCGCTGGGTACGGCGGCCTGGGCGTTCTCCTTCCGGGAGGGCACCGGGGACACCGCCACGCTCGCCGACAGCTACGCGACGGTGGCGCTGGTGGCCGCGCACGTCTTCGTGTTCTGCTTCGCCTTCTCGTGGGGCGTGGTGGTCTGGGTGCTGCTCGGCGAGATGTTCCCCAACGCGATCCGAGCCCTCGCGCTGTCCGTCGCGGCCTCGGCGCAGTGGATCGCCAACTGGGCGATCACCGTCAGCTTCCCCGACCTCGCCGACTGGAACCTGTCGGCGACCTACGTGATCTACGCGGTCTTCGCCCTGCTGTCGATCCCGTTCGTCGCGTTCTGCATCAAGGAGACCAAGGGCAAGGCCCTGGAGGAGATGGGATGA
- a CDS encoding dienelactone hydrolase family protein, with product MSGPQAAPGGSAQNVTFPSNGRTAHGYLALPPQGVGPGLVVVQEWWGLTGHMTAMVDRFAAEGFVALAPDLYGGATTHDRAEAARMLAALPADRAARDLGGAVDLLLEHPQVVGDAVGVVGFCMGGGLALLLAADQGDRVAAVVPFYGLPKIPGFAYRGLTAHVLGHYGEQDASLTEKAVDDAAMLIGEATDRRPEIHFYPAGHAFMNDENLLGTYDPLQARIAWQRTLSFLWGHLG from the coding sequence ATGAGCGGGCCGCAGGCGGCGCCGGGCGGCTCGGCGCAGAACGTCACGTTCCCCAGCAACGGGCGCACGGCCCACGGCTACCTCGCGCTCCCGCCGCAGGGCGTCGGCCCCGGGCTGGTCGTCGTCCAGGAGTGGTGGGGGCTCACCGGCCACATGACCGCGATGGTGGACCGCTTCGCGGCGGAGGGCTTCGTCGCCCTGGCTCCCGACCTGTACGGGGGCGCGACCACGCACGACCGCGCCGAGGCGGCCCGGATGCTCGCCGCGCTGCCTGCGGACCGGGCCGCCCGGGACCTCGGCGGCGCGGTCGACCTGCTGCTGGAGCACCCGCAGGTGGTCGGTGACGCGGTCGGCGTGGTCGGTTTCTGCATGGGCGGCGGCCTGGCCCTGCTCCTGGCCGCCGACCAGGGCGACCGGGTGGCCGCCGTGGTGCCGTTCTACGGTCTGCCGAAGATCCCCGGCTTCGCCTACCGGGGGCTGACCGCGCACGTCCTGGGGCACTACGGCGAGCAGGACGCCTCGCTCACCGAGAAGGCGGTGGACGACGCGGCCATGCTCATCGGCGAGGCCACCGACCGCCGACCGGAGATCCACTTCTACCCGGCCGGGCACGCCTTCATGAACGACGAGAACCTGCTCGGCACCTACGACCCGCTCCAGGCACGGATCGCCTGGCAGCGCACCCTCAGCTTCCTCTGGGGCCACCTCGGCTGA